The following coding sequences lie in one Anguilla anguilla isolate fAngAng1 chromosome 14, fAngAng1.pri, whole genome shotgun sequence genomic window:
- the LOC118212589 gene encoding uncharacterized protein LOC118212589 isoform X4 has protein sequence MERDGPPPAGLAGLSAQDVWMCLDMRMLEEELDSILRSTEEASGDPRGSRRAGQVSGGRDSARAGPPAPPSETGNRRAPPDTPAEIRTPGTDVSSADELDSARWSAQELSWMLNPLSLQQLSPDPPAQGADRGILPPKSAPEQGLGSTANQECDWPGPDEEGFGTQIQEVVGHAREPKGYTGTDWQLGELREATDDDRLEARAERPAGGTSTAESTAAAASTVTAGTGPVSVETRSEDSADGSVYSCCVHQTYEGTQPHGAGGTAAPPGGSEAESSYSHGPGATKEEEQRPHPSLNFPTGIWALHSAPQEGGEGHWREVASLGQEEVEEEEEEKEALASLHLCPVTEIQKEMEQTWPTESEEEELKRLLEELEEFSHLDERFRQPARLEQLEQPERSVESEQLEQPERSVESEQLEQPEWPVELEEIEESEQVQQPEQLEQLEEFEQAVQSEQLEQTVQSWQYELAVQLEQLEQTVQFEQSEKTVQSEQTVQLEQTVQSEQLDQTVQFEQLEQTVQSEQTVQSWQYELALQLEQLEQIVQPEPLEQTVQSWQYKLAVQLEQLEHTVQLEQLDQTVQLEQLEQTVQSEKLEQTVQSEELEQTVQFEQLDQTVQLEQLDQTVQSEQLDQTVQSEKLEQTVQLEQLEQTVQSEKLEQTVQSEKLEQTVQLEQLEQTVQLEQLEQTVQFQQLEQAVQSEQLKQTVQLVQTVQLEQLEQTVQLEQLEQTVQVEQLEQTVQLEQLEQTVQLEQIVQLEHLEQTVQLEQLEQTVQFEQLEQTVQVERLEQTVQPDQLEQTVQPERLEQTVQSEQLEQTVQVEQLEQTVQVEQLEQTVQPDRLEQTVQPERLEQTVQVEQLEQTVQVERLEQTVQVERLEQTVQVKQLEQTVQVKQLEQTVQVERLEQTVQVEQLEQTVQVERLEQTVQVKQLEQTVQVKQLEQTVQVERLVQTVQPEPEEDLEQSSEQGVHRRGNSGQREQTQQRLQPEQTQQPLQPEQTQQRLQPEQTQQRLQPEQTQQPLQPEQTQQPLQPEQTQQPLQPEQTQQVRPTDPAQACPPQVKENGVGVDREGARRLAERLHKLQDVRRTEVVAHMDKDNEFSRAVGQEYLKLFDFTGQTLEQALRSFLKVVVLIGESQERERVLQHFAERFHDCNPDGFSSSGAVLTLTCALMLLNTDLHGQNVGKPMSLSSFVSNLEGMNDGENFHRETLKVLYSSIKSEALQWAIDEEELKAAALLPGDAKADAPAGSRINPFQDVQHDEAAPVFKEGFLTRKAHADVDGKRTPWGKRGWKTFYAVLKGLVLYLMKDQNGGDWRSAEEVVSVHHSLAEPVRSYTKRPHVFRLQTADWRVYLLQAASAEQVSSWLSRVNLVSALYSSPPFPAAVGSQRRFSRPILPAKASPLTLEQKLQSHSRMLESFSEDLRLLQEELPNGRRAKPRELEEHRLREEYLQHEKTRYEVYLQVLEVWQALGGEVGDPVGADELELFDREVRTDTGEEQPEAVLKKSYSSPSLVQAMAPPTEVKVKRNISERRSHRKVIVPRRSKDV, from the exons ATGGAGAGGGACGGGCCGCCCCCGGCGGGGCTGGCCGGACTCTCGGCGCAGGACGTGTGGATGTGCCTGGACATGCgcatgctggaggaggagctggactcCATTTTGCGGAGCACGGAGGAGGCCAGCGGCGACCCCCGCGGGTCGCGGCGGGCGGGACAGGTTTCCGGGGGACGCGACTCCGCCCGGGCGggtccccccgcccctccctccgaGACGGGCAACCGGCGGGCGCCCCCCGACACCCCCGCGGAGATCCGCACCCCCGGCACGGACGTCAGCTCGGCTGACGAGCTGGACTCGGCCCGGTGGAGCGCTCAGGAGCTCAGCTGGATGCTCAACCCCCTGTCCCTTCAGCAGCTCTCTCCGGACCCCCCAGCCCAGGGCGCAGACCGGGGAATACTGCCCCCAAAGAGCGCCCCCGAGCAGGGCCTGGGGAGCACGGCAAATCAG GAATGCGATTGGCCCGGCCCAGATGAGGAGGGGTTTGGGACACAGATACAGGAAGTGGTGGGGCACGCACGGGAACCAAAAGGGTACACAG GAACGGATTGGCAGCTGGGCGAATTACGCGAGGCCACAGATGATGACAGGCTGGAGGCGCGGGCTGAGCGGCCGGCTGGGGGCACGTCGACCGCCGAGAGCACCGCGGCCGCGGCGTCCACGGTAACTGCGGGGACCGGACCCGTGTCCGTGGAGACGCGCTCCGAGGACAGCGCCGACGGCTCCGTGTACTCGTGCTGTGTGCATCAGACTTACGAGGGGACGCAACCCCACGGAGCAGGGGGGACTGCGGCGCCCCCTGGCGGCTCGGAGGCAGAGAGCAGTTATAGCCATGGTCCTGGTGCCACGAaggaagaggaacagagacCGCACCCCTCCTTAAACTTCCCCACTGGGATCTGGGCCCTGCACTCTGCCCCtcaggagggaggagagggtcACTGGAGGGAAGTGGCCAGTCTGGGGCAGGAGGaagtagaggaggaggaggaggagaaggaggcgcTAGCCAGTCTGCATTTGTGTCCTGTGACCGAGATCCAGAAAGAAAT GGAGCAGACGTGGCCCACGGAGAGTGAGGAGGAAGAGCTGAAGAGACTCCTCGAGGAGCTGGAAGAGTTCAGCCACCTGGATGAGCGGTTCAGGCAACCGGCACGCTTAGAGCAGCTAGAGCAGCCAGAGCGGTCAGTAGAATcagagcagctggagcagccagaGCGGTCTGTAGAATcagagcagctggagcagccagaGTGGCCTGTAGAATTAGAGGAGATCGAAGAGTCAGAGCAGGTACAGCAGCCAGAGCAGttggagcagctggaggagtttgagcaggctgtgcagtcagagcagttagagcagactgtgcagtcaTGGCAGTATGAGCTGGCTGTACAGTTAGAGCAGTTAGAGCAGACTGTGCAATTTGAGCAGTCAGAGAAGACTGTGCAGTcagagcagactgtgcagttggagcagactgtgcagtcaGAGCAGTTGGATCAGACTGTGCAGTTTGAGCAGTtagagcagactgtgcagtcggagcagactgtgcagtcaTGGCAGTATGAGCTGGCTCTGCAGTTAGAGCAGTTAGAGCAGATTGTGCAGCCAGAGCCGTtagagcagactgtgcagtcaTGGCAGTATAAGCTGGCTGTGCAGTTGGAGCAGTTAGAGCACACTGTGCAGTTAGAGCAGTTGGATCAGACTGTGCAGTTAGAGCAGTTggagcagactgtgcagtcaGAGAAGTTggagcagactgtgcagtcaGAGGAGTTGGAGCAGACTGTGCAGTTTGAGCAGTTGGATCAGACTGTGCAGTTAGAGCAGTTGGATCAGACTGTGCAGTCAGAGCAGTTGGATCAGACTGTGCAGTCAGAGAAGTTGgagcagactgtgcagttagagcagttggagcagactgtgcagtcaGAGAAGTTggagcagactgtgcagtcaGAGAAGTTGgagcagactgtgcagttagagcagttggagcagactgtgcagttaGAACAGTTAGAGCAGACTGTGCAATTTCAGCAGTTAGAACAGGCTGTGCAGTCAGAACAGTTAAAGCAGACTGTACAGTTGGTGCAGACTGTGCAGTTAGAGCAGTTGgagcagactgtgcagttaGAGCAGTTGGAGCAGACTGTGCAGGTGGAGCAGTTGGAGCAGACTGTACAGTTAGAACAGTtagagcagactgtgcagttGGAGCAGATTGTGCAGTTAGAACACTTGgagcagactgtgcagttaGAGCAGTTGGAGCAGACTGTGCAGTTTGAGCAGTTGGAGCAGACTGTGCAGgtggagaggttagagcagacTGTGCAGCCAGACCAGTTAGAGCAGACTGTGCAGccggagaggttagagcagactgtgcagtcGGAGCAGTTGGAGCAGACTGTGCAGGTGGAGCAGTTGGAGCAGACTGTGCAGGTGGAGCAGTTGGAGCAGACTGTGCAGCCGGACAGGTTAGAGCAGACTGTGCAGccggagaggttagagcagactgtgcag gtGGAGCAGTTGGAGCAGACTGTGCAG gtggagaggttagagcagactgtgcaggtggagaggttagagcagactgtgcaggtGAAGCAGTTGGAGCAGACTGTGCAGGTGAAGCAGTTagagcagactgtgcaggtggagaggttagagcagactgtgcaggtggagcagttggagcagactgtgcaggtggagaggttagagcagactgtgcaggtGAAGCAGTTGGAGCAGACTGTGCAGGTGAAGCAGTTagagcagactgtgcaggtGGAGAGGTTAGTGCAGACTGTGCAGCCGGAGCCCGAAGAGGATCTAGAACAATCCAGTGAGCAGGGTGTGCACAGAAGAGGAAACtcgggacagagagagcagacgCAGCAGCGCTTGCAGCCGGAGCAGACCCAGCAGCCCTTGCAGCCGGAGCAGACGCAGCAGCGCTTGCAGCCGGAGCAGACGCAGCAGCGCTTGCAGCCGGAGCAGACGCAGCAGCCCTTGCAGCCGGAGCAGACCCAGCAGCCCTTGCAGCCGGAGCAGACCCAGCAGCCCTTGCAGCCGGAGCAGACGCAGCAGGTGCGCCCCACAGACCCGGCGCAGGCGTGCCCCCCCCAGGTTAAGGAAAATGGCGTCGGGGTGGACAGGGAAGGGGCGCGCAGGCTGGCCGAGAGACTGCACAAGCTGCAGGACGTCCGGCGCACGGAAGTGGTCGCTCACATGGACAAAGA taacgAGTTCAGCCGAGCTGTGGGGCAGGAGTACCTGAAGCTCTTCGACTTCACCGGGCAGACTCTGGAGCAAGCCCTGAG GTCCTTTCTGAAAGTGGTGGTGCTGATTGGAGAGtcgcaggagagggagagggtgctTCAGCATTTCGCCGAGCGGTTCCACGACTGCAACCCGGACGGCTTCTCCTCCTCAG GGGCAGTTCTCACGCTCACCTGCGCATTGATGCTCCTGAATACTGACCTGCACGGACAG AATGTAGGCAAGCCCATGTCCCTGTCCAGCTTCGTGTCCAACCTGGAAGGCATGAATGACGGAGAGAACTTCCACAGGGAGACGCTCAAG GTCCTGTACAGCTCCATTAAGAGTGAAGCGCTCCAGTGGGCCAT TGACGAGGAGGAACTGAAGGCCGCCGCCTTGTTGCCGGGGGATGCGAAGGCGGACGCGCCGGCGGGCTCCAGGATCAACCCCTTCCAGGACGTCCAGCACGACGAGGCGGCCCCCGTCTTTAAGGAGGGGTTCCTGACGCGCAAGGCGCACGCCGACGTCGACGGGAAGCGAA ctcccTGGGGGAAGCGTGGCTGGAAGACCTTTTATGCTGTGCTTAAAGGCCTGGTTCTGTACCTGATGAAG GATCAGAACGGTGGGGACTGGCGGAGCGCGGAGGAGGTGGTGAGCGTGCACCACTCCCTGGCCGAGCCGGTGCGCAGCTACACCAAGCGCCCGCACGTCTTCCGCCTGCAGACCGCCGACTGGAGGGTCTACCTGCTGCAGgccgc cTCGGCGGAGCAGGTGAGCTCCTGGCTGAGCCGGGTGAATCTGGTCTCTGCGCTGtactcctctcctcctttccctgcTGCTGTGGGCTCCCAGAGGAGGTTCAGCCGGCCCATCCTGCCAGCCAAGGCCTCCCCACTCACTCTG
- the LOC118212589 gene encoding uncharacterized protein LOC118212589 isoform X3: MERDGPPPAGLAGLSAQDVWMCLDMRMLEEELDSILRSTEEASGDPRGSRRAGQVSGGRDSARAGPPAPPSETGNRRAPPDTPAEIRTPGTDVSSADELDSARWSAQELSWMLNPLSLQQLSPDPPAQGADRGILPPKSAPEQGLGSTANQECDWPGPDEEGFGTQIQEVVGHAREPKGYTGTDWQLGELREATDDDRLEARAERPAGGTSTAESTAAAASTVTAGTGPVSVETRSEDSADGSVYSCCVHQTYEGTQPHGAGGTAAPPGGSEAESSYSHGPGATKEEEQRPHPSLNFPTGIWALHSAPQEGGEGHWREVASLGQEEVEEEEEEKEALASLHLCPVTEIQKEMEQTWPTESEEEELKRLLEELEEFSHLDERFRQPARLEQLEQPERSVESEQLEQPERSVESEQLEQPEWPVELEEIEESEQVQQPEQLEQLEEFEQAVQSEQLEQTVQSWQYELAVQLEQLEQTVQFEQSEKTVQSEQTVQLEQTVQSEQLDQTVQFEQLEQTVQSEQTVQSWQYELALQLEQLEQIVQPEPLEQTVQSWQYKLAVQLEQLEHTVQLEQLDQTVQLEQLEQTVQSEKLEQTVQSEELEQTVQFEQLDQTVQLEQLDQTVQSEQLDQTVQSEKLEQTVQLEQLEQTVQSEKLEQTVQSEKLEQTVQLEQLEQTVQLEQLEQTVQFQQLEQAVQSEQLKQTVQLVQTVQLEQLEQTVQLEQLEQTVQVEQLEQTVQLEQLEQTVQLEQIVQLEHLEQTVQLEQLEQTVQFEQLEQTVQVERLEQTVQPDQLEQTVQPERLEQTVQSEQLEQTVQVEQLEQTVQVEQLEQTVQPDRLEQTVQPERLEQTVQVEQLEQTVQPERLEQTVQVEQLEPTVQPERLEQTVQPEQLEQTVQVEQLEQTVQVERLEQTVQVERLEQTVQVEQLEQTVQVERLEQTVQVKQLEQTVQVKQLEQTVQVERLVQTVQPEPEEDLEQSSEQGVHRRGNSGQREQTQQRLQPEQTQQPLQPEQTQQRLQPEQTQQRLQPEQTQQPLQPEQTQQPLQPEQTQQPLQPEQTQQVRPTDPAQACPPQVKENGVGVDREGARRLAERLHKLQDVRRTEVVAHMDKDNEFSRAVGQEYLKLFDFTGQTLEQALRSFLKVVVLIGESQERERVLQHFAERFHDCNPDGFSSSGAVLTLTCALMLLNTDLHGQNVGKPMSLSSFVSNLEGMNDGENFHRETLKVLYSSIKSEALQWAIDEEELKAAALLPGDAKADAPAGSRINPFQDVQHDEAAPVFKEGFLTRKAHADVDGKRTPWGKRGWKTFYAVLKGLVLYLMKDQNGGDWRSAEEVVSVHHSLAEPVRSYTKRPHVFRLQTADWRVYLLQAASAEQVSSWLSRVNLVSALYSSPPFPAAVGSQRRFSRPILPAKASPLTLEQKLQSHSRMLESFSEDLRLLQEELPNGRRAKPRELEEHRLREEYLQHEKTRYEVYLQVLEVWQALGGEVGDPVGADELELFDREVRTDTGEEQPEAVLKKSYSSPSLVQAMAPPTEVKVKRNISERRSHRKVIVPRRSKDV, encoded by the exons ATGGAGAGGGACGGGCCGCCCCCGGCGGGGCTGGCCGGACTCTCGGCGCAGGACGTGTGGATGTGCCTGGACATGCgcatgctggaggaggagctggactcCATTTTGCGGAGCACGGAGGAGGCCAGCGGCGACCCCCGCGGGTCGCGGCGGGCGGGACAGGTTTCCGGGGGACGCGACTCCGCCCGGGCGggtccccccgcccctccctccgaGACGGGCAACCGGCGGGCGCCCCCCGACACCCCCGCGGAGATCCGCACCCCCGGCACGGACGTCAGCTCGGCTGACGAGCTGGACTCGGCCCGGTGGAGCGCTCAGGAGCTCAGCTGGATGCTCAACCCCCTGTCCCTTCAGCAGCTCTCTCCGGACCCCCCAGCCCAGGGCGCAGACCGGGGAATACTGCCCCCAAAGAGCGCCCCCGAGCAGGGCCTGGGGAGCACGGCAAATCAG GAATGCGATTGGCCCGGCCCAGATGAGGAGGGGTTTGGGACACAGATACAGGAAGTGGTGGGGCACGCACGGGAACCAAAAGGGTACACAG GAACGGATTGGCAGCTGGGCGAATTACGCGAGGCCACAGATGATGACAGGCTGGAGGCGCGGGCTGAGCGGCCGGCTGGGGGCACGTCGACCGCCGAGAGCACCGCGGCCGCGGCGTCCACGGTAACTGCGGGGACCGGACCCGTGTCCGTGGAGACGCGCTCCGAGGACAGCGCCGACGGCTCCGTGTACTCGTGCTGTGTGCATCAGACTTACGAGGGGACGCAACCCCACGGAGCAGGGGGGACTGCGGCGCCCCCTGGCGGCTCGGAGGCAGAGAGCAGTTATAGCCATGGTCCTGGTGCCACGAaggaagaggaacagagacCGCACCCCTCCTTAAACTTCCCCACTGGGATCTGGGCCCTGCACTCTGCCCCtcaggagggaggagagggtcACTGGAGGGAAGTGGCCAGTCTGGGGCAGGAGGaagtagaggaggaggaggaggagaaggaggcgcTAGCCAGTCTGCATTTGTGTCCTGTGACCGAGATCCAGAAAGAAAT GGAGCAGACGTGGCCCACGGAGAGTGAGGAGGAAGAGCTGAAGAGACTCCTCGAGGAGCTGGAAGAGTTCAGCCACCTGGATGAGCGGTTCAGGCAACCGGCACGCTTAGAGCAGCTAGAGCAGCCAGAGCGGTCAGTAGAATcagagcagctggagcagccagaGCGGTCTGTAGAATcagagcagctggagcagccagaGTGGCCTGTAGAATTAGAGGAGATCGAAGAGTCAGAGCAGGTACAGCAGCCAGAGCAGttggagcagctggaggagtttgagcaggctgtgcagtcagagcagttagagcagactgtgcagtcaTGGCAGTATGAGCTGGCTGTACAGTTAGAGCAGTTAGAGCAGACTGTGCAATTTGAGCAGTCAGAGAAGACTGTGCAGTcagagcagactgtgcagttggagcagactgtgcagtcaGAGCAGTTGGATCAGACTGTGCAGTTTGAGCAGTtagagcagactgtgcagtcggagcagactgtgcagtcaTGGCAGTATGAGCTGGCTCTGCAGTTAGAGCAGTTAGAGCAGATTGTGCAGCCAGAGCCGTtagagcagactgtgcagtcaTGGCAGTATAAGCTGGCTGTGCAGTTGGAGCAGTTAGAGCACACTGTGCAGTTAGAGCAGTTGGATCAGACTGTGCAGTTAGAGCAGTTggagcagactgtgcagtcaGAGAAGTTggagcagactgtgcagtcaGAGGAGTTGGAGCAGACTGTGCAGTTTGAGCAGTTGGATCAGACTGTGCAGTTAGAGCAGTTGGATCAGACTGTGCAGTCAGAGCAGTTGGATCAGACTGTGCAGTCAGAGAAGTTGgagcagactgtgcagttagagcagttggagcagactgtgcagtcaGAGAAGTTggagcagactgtgcagtcaGAGAAGTTGgagcagactgtgcagttagagcagttggagcagactgtgcagttaGAACAGTTAGAGCAGACTGTGCAATTTCAGCAGTTAGAACAGGCTGTGCAGTCAGAACAGTTAAAGCAGACTGTACAGTTGGTGCAGACTGTGCAGTTAGAGCAGTTGgagcagactgtgcagttaGAGCAGTTGGAGCAGACTGTGCAGGTGGAGCAGTTGGAGCAGACTGTACAGTTAGAACAGTtagagcagactgtgcagttGGAGCAGATTGTGCAGTTAGAACACTTGgagcagactgtgcagttaGAGCAGTTGGAGCAGACTGTGCAGTTTGAGCAGTTGGAGCAGACTGTGCAGgtggagaggttagagcagacTGTGCAGCCAGACCAGTTAGAGCAGACTGTGCAGccggagaggttagagcagactgtgcagtcGGAGCAGTTGGAGCAGACTGTGCAGGTGGAGCAGTTGGAGCAGACTGTGCAGGTGGAGCAGTTGGAGCAGACTGTGCAGCCGGACAGGTTAGAGCAGACTGTGCAGccggagaggttagagcagactgtgcaggtggagcagttggagcagactgtgcagccggagaggttagagcagactgtgcaggtGGAGCAGTTGGAGCCGACTGTGCAGccggagaggttagagcagactgtgcagccagagcagttagagcagactgtgcaggtGGAGCAGTTGGAGCAGACTGTGCAG gtggagaggttagagcagactgtgcaggtggagaggttagagcagactgtgcag gtggagcagttggagcagactgtgcaggtggagaggttagagcagactgtgcaggtGAAGCAGTTGGAGCAGACTGTGCAGGTGAAGCAGTTagagcagactgtgcaggtGGAGAGGTTAGTGCAGACTGTGCAGCCGGAGCCCGAAGAGGATCTAGAACAATCCAGTGAGCAGGGTGTGCACAGAAGAGGAAACtcgggacagagagagcagacgCAGCAGCGCTTGCAGCCGGAGCAGACCCAGCAGCCCTTGCAGCCGGAGCAGACGCAGCAGCGCTTGCAGCCGGAGCAGACGCAGCAGCGCTTGCAGCCGGAGCAGACGCAGCAGCCCTTGCAGCCGGAGCAGACCCAGCAGCCCTTGCAGCCGGAGCAGACCCAGCAGCCCTTGCAGCCGGAGCAGACGCAGCAGGTGCGCCCCACAGACCCGGCGCAGGCGTGCCCCCCCCAGGTTAAGGAAAATGGCGTCGGGGTGGACAGGGAAGGGGCGCGCAGGCTGGCCGAGAGACTGCACAAGCTGCAGGACGTCCGGCGCACGGAAGTGGTCGCTCACATGGACAAAGA taacgAGTTCAGCCGAGCTGTGGGGCAGGAGTACCTGAAGCTCTTCGACTTCACCGGGCAGACTCTGGAGCAAGCCCTGAG GTCCTTTCTGAAAGTGGTGGTGCTGATTGGAGAGtcgcaggagagggagagggtgctTCAGCATTTCGCCGAGCGGTTCCACGACTGCAACCCGGACGGCTTCTCCTCCTCAG GGGCAGTTCTCACGCTCACCTGCGCATTGATGCTCCTGAATACTGACCTGCACGGACAG AATGTAGGCAAGCCCATGTCCCTGTCCAGCTTCGTGTCCAACCTGGAAGGCATGAATGACGGAGAGAACTTCCACAGGGAGACGCTCAAG GTCCTGTACAGCTCCATTAAGAGTGAAGCGCTCCAGTGGGCCAT TGACGAGGAGGAACTGAAGGCCGCCGCCTTGTTGCCGGGGGATGCGAAGGCGGACGCGCCGGCGGGCTCCAGGATCAACCCCTTCCAGGACGTCCAGCACGACGAGGCGGCCCCCGTCTTTAAGGAGGGGTTCCTGACGCGCAAGGCGCACGCCGACGTCGACGGGAAGCGAA ctcccTGGGGGAAGCGTGGCTGGAAGACCTTTTATGCTGTGCTTAAAGGCCTGGTTCTGTACCTGATGAAG GATCAGAACGGTGGGGACTGGCGGAGCGCGGAGGAGGTGGTGAGCGTGCACCACTCCCTGGCCGAGCCGGTGCGCAGCTACACCAAGCGCCCGCACGTCTTCCGCCTGCAGACCGCCGACTGGAGGGTCTACCTGCTGCAGgccgc cTCGGCGGAGCAGGTGAGCTCCTGGCTGAGCCGGGTGAATCTGGTCTCTGCGCTGtactcctctcctcctttccctgcTGCTGTGGGCTCCCAGAGGAGGTTCAGCCGGCCCATCCTGCCAGCCAAGGCCTCCCCACTCACTCTG